In the genome of Tropicibacter oceani, one region contains:
- a CDS encoding ABC transporter permease has protein sequence MSGNADDYEAVVKASATEGVAEFEGRKGVLVHIQHALHVNPALVPLFVLVMSIILFGLLLGSKFFSPFALTLILQQVQIVGIVAAAQSLVILTAGIDLSVGAIAVLSSVIMGQFTFRYGIPVEIAVICGLAFGTAIGSINGWLVAVMKLPPFIVTLGMWQIVLAANFLYSRNATIRSQEIEAEAPLLQFLGTTFKIGADADGRGGATFTYGVIAMVLIFALLFYVLSQTAWGRHLYAVGDDPEAAQLSGVNVKATLISVYAATGFICAIAGWALIGRIGSVSPTSGQLLNIESITAVVIGGISLFGGRGSILGPLFGALIVGVFTLGLRLAGADAQWTYLLIGALIIGAVAVDQWIRKVSA, from the coding sequence ATGTCAGGCAACGCTGATGACTATGAAGCCGTCGTAAAGGCTTCTGCCACCGAAGGGGTGGCCGAATTCGAAGGACGCAAAGGCGTCTTGGTCCACATCCAGCATGCGCTTCACGTCAATCCGGCCCTGGTGCCGCTGTTCGTCCTTGTGATGTCGATCATCCTGTTCGGGCTGTTGCTCGGCTCCAAGTTCTTTTCTCCGTTCGCGCTGACGCTGATCCTGCAGCAGGTGCAGATCGTCGGTATCGTTGCCGCCGCGCAAAGTCTTGTAATCCTGACCGCCGGAATTGATCTGAGCGTCGGCGCCATCGCCGTGCTTTCGAGCGTCATCATGGGGCAATTCACGTTCCGATACGGCATTCCTGTCGAAATCGCGGTGATCTGTGGCCTGGCGTTTGGTACGGCCATCGGGTCGATCAATGGCTGGCTGGTTGCCGTCATGAAACTGCCGCCCTTCATCGTGACCTTGGGTATGTGGCAGATCGTTCTGGCGGCCAACTTCCTGTATTCCCGCAATGCCACGATCCGCAGCCAGGAGATCGAGGCCGAAGCACCCTTGCTGCAGTTTCTTGGCACAACCTTCAAAATTGGCGCAGATGCGGATGGCCGTGGAGGCGCGACATTTACCTACGGCGTGATTGCCATGGTCCTGATCTTTGCGCTGCTCTTCTATGTCCTGAGCCAGACCGCCTGGGGTCGCCACCTTTATGCCGTGGGCGATGATCCGGAGGCGGCGCAGCTGTCCGGCGTAAACGTCAAAGCCACCCTGATTTCCGTCTACGCGGCAACCGGCTTTATCTGCGCCATCGCGGGATGGGCCCTGATCGGCCGGATCGGTTCAGTCAGCCCGACCTCGGGCCAGCTGCTCAATATCGAAAGCATCACCGCCGTGGTGATTGGCGGCATCTCTCTCTTCGGTGGGCGCGGGTCCATTCTGGGGCCGTTGTTTGGTGCGCTAATCGTGGGTGTGTTCACGCTTGGCCTGCGCCTTGCCGGCGCTGACGCACAATGGACCTACCTGCTTATCGGCGCGCTTATCATTGGGGCTGTCGCGGTTGACCAATGGATCAGAAAGGTTTCGGCATGA
- a CDS encoding ATP-binding cassette domain-containing protein, which produces MTLMENIANGSIEPILKGRGLVKRYGRVTALDHCDFDLYPGEILAVIGDNGAGKSSLIKAVSGAIVPDEGEVFLEGKQVHFTSPTDARKEGIETVYQTLAMSPALSIADNMFMGRELRKPGFRGKYLRQLDRKRMEDIAREKLTELGLMTIQNINQAVETLSGGQRQGVAVARAAAFGSKVIILDEPTAALGVKESRRVLEMILDVRSRGIPIILISHNMPHVFEVADRIHVHRLGKRLCVIDPKDYTMSDAVAFMTGAKEAPAEVSAS; this is translated from the coding sequence ATGACACTTATGGAAAACATCGCGAACGGGTCCATTGAACCCATCCTCAAGGGTCGCGGACTGGTCAAGCGATACGGTCGCGTCACTGCCCTAGACCACTGCGATTTCGACCTCTATCCCGGTGAGATCCTTGCCGTGATCGGTGACAACGGGGCGGGAAAGTCATCTTTGATCAAAGCGGTTTCGGGCGCAATCGTACCGGACGAAGGCGAGGTCTTTCTTGAAGGCAAGCAGGTGCATTTCACGTCACCGACCGACGCACGCAAGGAAGGGATCGAAACCGTTTATCAAACCCTTGCCATGTCGCCCGCGTTGTCCATCGCCGACAACATGTTCATGGGGCGCGAGTTGCGCAAACCCGGGTTTCGCGGCAAATACCTGCGCCAGTTGGATCGCAAGCGAATGGAGGACATCGCCCGCGAAAAATTGACCGAACTGGGTCTGATGACCATCCAGAACATCAACCAGGCCGTTGAAACCCTGTCCGGCGGCCAACGTCAGGGCGTTGCGGTTGCGAGGGCGGCGGCGTTCGGTTCAAAGGTCATCATCCTTGACGAACCGACAGCGGCATTGGGCGTCAAGGAATCCCGCCGCGTATTGGAAATGATCCTGGACGTGCGGTCGCGTGGCATCCCGATCATCTTGATCAGCCACAACATGCCGCACGTGTTCGAAGTCGCAGATCGCATTCACGTCCACCGTCTGGGCAAGCGGCTTTGCGTCATCGACCCCAAGGATTACACGATGTCAGACGCAGTGGCGTTCATGACCGGCGCGAAAGAGGCACCCGCCGAAGTGTCCGCATCGTGA